A window of Nitrosopumilus sp. contains these coding sequences:
- a CDS encoding NAD(P)H-dependent oxidoreductase, with protein sequence MGLKILGVASSMRESSYSTYVLKLTLEKAERESAETKLLDLRETQLPMYHPEQNSSPELNKVTEYVKWADAFILASPDYHGSMSGVMKNFLDFFWSDFAGKTFGYICASHEKGLTVMDQMRTAVRQCYGWSMPYGVSVNSDQDFDKQGKITNKNILSRIETMSRDLIVYGSLIADQYKKDLQSKESNTFAARYRP encoded by the coding sequence ATGGGTCTAAAAATATTAGGTGTCGCCTCTAGTATGCGAGAGTCATCCTACAGTACATACGTTCTAAAATTGACATTGGAAAAAGCAGAAAGGGAAAGCGCAGAAACAAAATTACTAGACCTACGAGAGACACAATTACCAATGTATCACCCCGAACAAAACAGTTCACCTGAACTTAACAAAGTAACAGAGTATGTAAAATGGGCAGATGCCTTTATTCTAGCATCACCTGATTATCATGGTTCTATGTCTGGAGTAATGAAAAACTTTCTGGATTTTTTCTGGTCTGATTTTGCAGGAAAGACATTTGGATATATTTGTGCATCACATGAAAAAGGCCTTACAGTCATGGACCAGATGAGAACCGCCGTAAGACAATGTTATGGATGGAGTATGCCGTATGGTGTTTCAGTAAATTCTGATCAGGATTTTGACAAACAAGGAAAAATCACTAACAAAAACATCCTATCTCGTATTGAAACTATGAGTAGAGATTTGATAGTATATGGAAGTTTGATTGCAGACCAGTACAAAAAAGATCTTCAAAGTAAAGAATCAAATACGTTTGCTGCTAGGTATAGACCATAG
- a CDS encoding DoxX family protein — MTESVIRHTLFHDVAHFGVRITVGLIFIMHSLGKFEPGFLGFLERLGLPPEMQFPIALAEFVPGILLIIGGLTRISASILAIVMLGAIFVVKGAENFTGQGGTELDILLLASCLVIIVIGPCRISISYILKKVPRFLQ, encoded by the coding sequence ATGACAGAATCGGTGATACGACATACTCTATTTCATGACGTAGCGCATTTTGGTGTACGCATCACAGTTGGCCTCATATTTATCATGCATTCACTAGGTAAGTTTGAACCTGGTTTTCTGGGATTCTTGGAGAGACTAGGGTTACCACCTGAGATGCAGTTTCCAATTGCACTGGCAGAGTTTGTCCCAGGTATACTGCTGATCATAGGAGGTCTGACAAGAATCTCTGCATCAATATTGGCTATAGTGATGTTAGGAGCAATCTTTGTTGTAAAGGGTGCCGAGAATTTTACAGGACAGGGAGGAACAGAACTTGATATATTATTACTTGCAAGCTGTCTTGTGATAATAGTAATAGGCCCATGCAGAATTTCAATATCATATATTCTAAAAAAGGTACCAAGATTCTTGCAGTGA
- a CDS encoding PPOX class F420-dependent oxidoreductase — protein sequence MFEIQDWHNKKYISLETYRKNGIPVRTPVWFVILDNTIHVVTREDTGKIKRLRNNKSVKIALCTFNGKSTGEWISGTGQFVTNDIFEKVIELRKQKYGFMERVARFVSRKRGKLVVFSIETK from the coding sequence ATGTTTGAAATCCAAGACTGGCACAATAAAAAATACATCTCACTTGAGACATACAGAAAAAACGGCATTCCTGTAAGAACTCCTGTATGGTTTGTCATACTTGATAACACAATACATGTGGTGACAAGAGAGGACACTGGAAAAATAAAACGTCTGAGAAACAACAAATCAGTCAAAATTGCCTTGTGTACATTCAATGGTAAATCTACTGGAGAATGGATTTCAGGAACTGGACAATTTGTAACAAACGACATATTTGAAAAGGTAATTGAGTTACGGAAACAAAAATACGGATTTATGGAAAGAGTTGCAAGATTTGTCAGTAGGAAAAGAGGAAAACTAGTTGTTTTTTCCATAGAAACAAAATGA